One Pecten maximus chromosome 16, xPecMax1.1, whole genome shotgun sequence DNA window includes the following coding sequences:
- the LOC117344844 gene encoding cilia- and flagella-associated protein 74-like isoform X1, protein MMEDQNYGQMYGGEEYMGVMAGDDFDDNGIIDCDDGDDDDGMLDLGSEEEESVIEEPTVSAPEVETISKQEQLRMIHLRSHLNQLTETVKHHRYLTEKTREEQKQCRNKIETLESERDQVFTEIQGAESDDNTSALYRLRTQHERICTEIENEQKLETLISERLEKEEYELAKVDVERGKFLLQEDELIKREQQLAKEKTDMALNRLQKEEMKARKGEEILRKREKNYVEAIQAQHKQQQMCLENAQKSHEKHSKYLKETVAKHKVRQEEENIRYKENMQKKMDMLLKLKGDITANRENLKALHARDKAMEKEEKQKEELERRRILSEGGNPDEVMLIRKRIQDVERAKTDFHLDQKSKQAAIMDKILLEEDRMRKRKKQLPNLWVDPQKEKTKIVGPMKKKPLRVFKEMDGTSLFDETEAGGVRFDMAEIEKMAEDAADREVDALTKDSEVEKPTPLPDSSDSSDAESDEELKLDLAEPEFEGLWDQHKPYKVPKDSESTLKLPGATKMDREIMTKVLDKHRSGIILKQVAAGREFQGCPFYSKPDVIHFKDFVVGHTYKKRVTLTNVSYTVNYCRYINITERLKDFIEIVFDPPGQMSAGLTCEMLVTFKPMINEDLVGEVNFLSQTGPFSIPLHCSTKKCDLSVDTSVIEFGTTVIGETLKRTFTLTNKGALGTKFEFFKVTGSKQRSESAAETSLGRLTTADTTQANSPDSASVMVKKDAKEQPPAKKALDELDKASQDVGGGSEEGHQAEGLSAVEGEQPAEGEENVMAESPELAVSDHEDYGALDGMKVGAMAAGELEPFSSVKLEIIWQPTIPGKVDTEFLISFSDPLSESISVQALANAIDVPVWVERQTIDLRICMYDRLYQDTVIVNNRATTALRLKFEVCKELRNHLELLPKTGYIQAQSQFSAQLKFLPRQSLFEEAGKYFDKETGVLEAPMTIRVADQTAPVPFTVQAVVTTSDMEFDTTSIDFGCCTIYESVKTTIKLANKSILPQEYGFVGLPDYLEVQPDDGFGTLLPLETIDLEVIFSPKKARDYKFELNCKSLINREFKIQCKGVGVHPPLELSHQVVHFAATALYDVSTASLHVVNSHTSTNEFTHPVPRIGKGDIAPVGPTSFEFVVPEGAPLTISPSVGTIEPGKKTRIQIRFTPSLPENSIKKEAVRMGTKMLELKAERDYQEQLRKEKEEQEQAQASSKNAKPGAKDKGGAKGAAKGKSSPVAPNLTVAGPRPITPPTLESITRSTPSYTAAQGSLLRQFRGSFRSYTIPCYVASGECSNPGELPYSIHNTLYLEVHCPIVKPTLVVISDNGNTCLDFGEVSLGQNITKTITIQNISNKHVELRSSIPDTSGPFLMLNALRLLPPEGTHTLLMSFTPTAGRVFQEVFKIYTGISVLHVTLAGKGVNPVVDLSMPMENGVFNMGAVLVSEYVEKTFKMQNSSSLSIDYCMKLESLSLLRHTKGQELPEFVKRDKKAKSQVGTQNNSGQNVFDLVPSEGTIPPGGTTEVTVTFAPDHPSDYYSDGIKIELFGKEESHSFKIVGMAKPRIMFVHSGDSRFPNVESLADVPSEGTEEEEGRQGMEPVMLTLESIAKENEYVPASRDLHIGCVRTMAVSQKKEGRKDARGSKNGEFQFDNVQPIIAKGFGIEPQKGMVEAGVLKPVTFTWTPPVGHDPNQIVDGTVTLTLKGDVTEQLKVMLRAMVVSE, encoded by the exons ATGATGGAGGATCAAAACTATGGTCAGATGTATGGGGGAGAGGAGTATATGGGAGTAATGGCAGGCGATGACTTCGACGATAATGGTATAATAGACTGTGATGACGGAGACGATGATGATGGGATGCTGGACCTGGGATCAGAGGAAGAGGAATCAGTAATTGA AGAGCCGACTGTGTCGGCTCCTGAGGTGGAGACCATATCTAAACAGGAGCAGCTGCGCATGATCCATCTGAGGAGTCACCTCAACCAGCTTACTGAAACAGTGAAGCACCATCGGTATCTTACAGAGAAAACCAG AGAGGAGCAGAAACAATGTCGTAACAAGATTGAGACGTTGGAGTCAGAAAGAGACCAAGTGTTTACAGAGATACAGGGCGCAGAGTCAGACGACAACAC ATCCGCCCTGTATCGCCTTAGGACTCAGCATGAAAGAATTTGCACTGAAATAGAAAATGAACAGAAACTGGAGACTCTAATATCAGAGCGCCTGGAGAAAGAAGA GTATGAGTTGGCTAAGGTGGATGTGGAGAGAGGCAAGTTTTTACTCCAAGAGGATGAACTTATTAAACGCGAACAACAACTGGCCAAAGAGAAAACAGACATGGCACTTAATCGTCTGCAAAAGGAAGAAATGAAGGCCAGGAAAGGGGAGGAGATTCTTCGAAAACGTGAAAA GAACTACGTGGAAGCAATACAAGCACAGCATAAACAGCAGCAGATGTGTCTGGAAAACGCCCAGAAAAGTCACGAAAAACACAGTAAATACCTGAAAGAAACTGTTGCTAA gCATAAAGTGCGTCAAGAGGAAGAAAATATCCGCTACAAAGAGAACATGCAGAAAAAGATGGACATGCTGCTGAAACTGAAAGGAGATATAACAGCAAACAGA GAAAATCTGAAGGCACTTCATGCTCGGGACAAAGCCATGGAAAAGGAGGAGAAACAGAAGGAGGAGCTAGAAAGACGCAGGATATTGTCAGAAGGTGGAAACCCAGATGAGGTCATGCTCATCCGTAAACGCATCCAGGATGTTGAGCGTGCTAAAAC GGATTTTCATCTGGACCAGAAATCTAAACAGGCAGCCATTATGGATAAAATCCTGTTGGAGGAAGATCGCATGCGGAAAAGGAAGAAACAGTTACCCAATTTATGGGTTGACCCTCAGAAGGAAAAgacaaag ATTGTGGGACCAATGAAGAAAAAACCTCTGAGGGTATTTAAGGAGATGGATGGAACCTCGTTGTTTGATGAGACAGAAGCTGGCGGGGTCAGATTTGACATGGCTGAGATTGAG AAGATGGCCGAAGATGCAGCTGACCGAGAGGTGGATGCTCTGACCAAAGATTCTGAGGTGGAGAAGCCGACCCCTCTCCCTGACTCCAGTGACTCAAGTGATGCTGAGAGTGATG AAGAGCTGAAGTTAGATTTAGCTGAGCCAGAGTTTGAGGGTCTGTGGGATCAACACAAGCCATACAAGGTTCCCAAGGACTCAGAGTCAACACTCAAGCTACCGGGTGCAACCAAGATGGACAGA GAGATAATGACAAAGGTTCTGGACAAACATCGGTCTGGTATCATCCTCAAACAGGTAGCTGCAGGCCGAGAGTTCCAGGGATGTCCGTTTTATAGCAAGCCCGATGTCATACACTTCAAG GATTTTGTCGTGGGACACACGTACAAGAAGAGGGTCACTCTAACCAATGTGTCCTATACAGTCAACTACTGTCGGTACATCAACATCACGGAGCGCCTCAAGGACTTCATAGAGATTGT GTTTGACCCCCCAGGTCAGATGTCTGCCGGTCTCACATGTGAGATGCTTGTTACCTTCAAACCAATG ATCAATGAGGATTTAGTGGGGGAGGTGAATTTCCTGTCACAGACCGGCCCATTCTCCATCCCACTGCACTGCAGCACCAAGAAATGTGAT CTTTCGGTGGACACGAGTGTGATCGAGTTTGGAACCACGGTCATCGGAGAAACTCTGAAACGTACATTTACCCTAACCAACAAAGGTGCTCTAGGGACAAAATTTGAGTtcttcaaggtcacagggtcaaagCAGAGGTCAGAAAGTGCAGCAGAAACATCTCTTGGAAGACTT ACGACTGCTGACACTACCCAGGCTAATAGTCCAGATTCTGCGTCTGTGATGGTCAAGAAAGATGCCAAGGAACAGCCACCTGCCAAAAAGGCCTTAGATG AACTGGACAAAGCAAGCCAAGATGTGGGAGGTGGGTCGGAGGAAGGGCACCAGGCCGAGGGACTGAGCGCTGTAGAGGGAGAGCAACCTGCAGAGGGTGAAGAGAATG TTATGGCTGAGTCCCCTGAACTAGCGGTTAGTGATCATGAAGACTACGGAGCCCTTGACGGAATGAAGGTCGGTGCAATGGCCGCTGGAGAGCTGGAGCCATTTTCCTCTGTAAAACTGGAGATCATTTGGCAGCCCACTATACCTGGAAAGGTCGACACCGAGTTCCTAATCAGCTTCTCGGATCCTCTGTCAGAAAGT ATCTCGGTACAAGCCTTGGCCAATGCTATTGATGTACCAGTTTGGGTGGAGAGACAAACCATTGACCTGCGGATCTGTATGTACGACCGCCTCTACCAGGACACCGTCATTGTCAACAACAG GGCGACAACAGCTTTACGTTTGAAGTTTGAAGTGTGTAAGGAGTTGAGGAACCACCTTGAACTGCTCCCTAAAACTGGCTACATACAGGCACAGTCTCAATTTTCTGCTCAGCTCAAGTTCCTGCCCAG aCAAAGTCTGTTTGAGGAGGCAGGGAAGTACTTTGACAAAGAAACAGGGGTATTGGAAGCTCCTATGACTATTAGAGTAGCCGATCAG ACTGCCCCTGTGCCGTTTACCGTACAAGCTGTGGTGACAACCTCAGACATGGAGTTTGACACGACCAGCATTGACTTTGGATGCTGTACCATCTACGAATCTGTGAAAACCACCATTAAACTCGCCAATAAGTCCATCCTTCCTCAGGAGTATGGCTTTGTGGGACTCCCTGAT TATCTGGAGGTACAACCTGATGACGGATTTGGAACATTGCTACCATTGGAGACCATTGACCTTGAGGTCATATTCAGTCCAAAGAAAGCACGGGATTataaatttgaattgaattgcaAGTCACTGATAAACAg ggAGTTTAAAATCCAGTGTAAGGGTGTTGGGGTACACCCGCCGTTAGAGTTGAGCCACCAGGTTGTACACTTTGCCGCCACTGCCCTCTATGATGTGTCGACAGCGTCACTTCATGTCGTCAACTCGCACACCAGTACCAACGAGTTTACACACCCTGTACCCAGGATTGGCAAAG GTGACATTGCCCCTGTGGGTCCCACATCATTTGAGTTTGTAGTCCCTGAAGGAGCCCCACTCACTATTTCTCCATCAGTTGGAACTATAGAACCAGGAAAG aaaacccGCATTCAGATACGCTTCACTCCATCACTGCCAGAGAACAGCATTAAGAAGGAAGCTGTGCGAATGGGAACAAAGATGTTGGAATTGAAAGCTGAACGAGATTATCAGGAGCAATTGAGGAAGGAAAAGGAGGAACAAGAACAGGCACAG GCTAGTTCTAAGAATGCCAAGCCAGGGGCCAAGGATAAAGGTGGGGCTAAAGGAGCAGCCAAAGGCAAATCTTCACCAGTCGCTCCAAATCTGACTGTAGCTGGTCCTCGTCCTATCACACCACCCACGCTGGAGTCCATCACCCGATC GACCCCATCCTACACTGCAGCTCAAGGATCACTGTTGAGACAATTCCGTGGGAGTTTCCGATCCTACACTATACCCTGCTATGTGGCCTCTGGGGAGTGTTCAAATCCAGGTGAACTCCCTTACAG tatacacaacacactgtaCTTAGAAGTTCACTGTCCGATTGTGAAACCTACTCTGGTGGTAATATCTGACAATGGTAACACTTGTCTGGACTTTGGGGAAGTGTCTCTCGGCCAAAACATTACCAAAACAATCACTATACAGAATATCTCTAACAAACACGTGGAG cTGCGTTCTTCCATCCCAGACACATCAGGTCCGTTCCTTATGTTAAATGCTCTGAGATTGTTGCCACCAGAGGGTACTCACACCCTTCTGATGTCATTCACGCCGACAGCTGGCCGGGTG tTCCAAGAGgtgtttaaaatatataccgGGATATCAGTGCTGCACGTGACTCTAGCTGGCAAGGGAGTTAATCCTGTTGTGGATCTCAGCATGCCGATGGAGAATGGTGTATTCAATATGGGAGCTGTCCTGGTATCTGAATATGTGGAAAAAACAtttaag ATGCAAAACTCCTCATCGCTGTCCATAGACTACTGTATGAAGCTAGAGAGCCTGTCACTCTTACGACATACCAAAGGACAGGAGCTGCCAGAATTTGTCAAGCGTGACAAAAAGGCAAAATCACAAGTTG GTACTCAGAACAACAGTGGTCAAAACGTGTTTGATCTGGTGCCGTCTGAAGGAACAATACCACCTGGGGGTACAACTGAGGTCACCGTGACCTTTGCCCCTGACCACCCCAGTGACTACTATTCAGATGGCATCAAAATCGAACTATTTGGGAAA GAAGAGTCGCACAGCTTTAAAATTGTTGGAATGGCGAAACCAAGGATTATGTTTGTCCATAGTGGAGATAGTAGGTTCCCTAATGTTGAATCATTGGCAGATGTGCCTTCAGAAGGAACAGAAGAAGAAG AGGGTCGTCAAGGCATGGAGCCAGTGATGCTTACTCTTGAGAGTATAGCCAAGGAAAACGAGTATGTACCTGCATCTCGTGACCTACATATCGGCTGTGTTCGAACTATGGCAGTCAGCCAGAAAAAG GAAGGCAGAAAG GATGCTCGAGGCTCCAAG AATGGAGAATTCCAGTTTGATAACGTACAACCAATCATTGCCAAAGGTTTCGGCATAGAACCACAAAAG GGTATGGTTGAAGCTGGGGTATTGAAACCTGTAACCTTCACTTGGACACCGCCTGTGGGACATGAT CCGAACCAGATTGTAGACGGCACAGTGACGTTAACACTGAAGGGCGATGTTACAGAGCAGCTCAAAGTGATGCTTCGGGCGATGGTTGTTTCAGAATAA
- the LOC117344844 gene encoding cilia- and flagella-associated protein 74-like isoform X2, whose translation MMEDQNYGQMYGGEEYMGVMAGDDFDDNGIIDCDDGDDDDGMLDLGSEEEESVIEEPTVSAPEVETISKQEQLRMIHLRSHLNQLTETVKHHRYLTEKTREEQKQCRNKIETLESERDQVFTEIQGAESDDNTSALYRLRTQHERICTEIENEQKLETLISERLEKEEYELAKVDVERGKFLLQEDELIKREQQLAKEKTDMALNRLQKEEMKARKGEEILRKREKNYVEAIQAQHKQQQMCLENAQKSHEKHSKYLKETVAKHKVRQEEENIRYKENMQKKMDMLLKLKGDITANRENLKALHARDKAMEKEEKQKEELERRRILSEGGNPDEVMLIRKRIQDVERAKTDFHLDQKSKQAAIMDKILLEEDRMRKRKKQLPNLWVDPQKEKTKIVGPMKKKPLRVFKEMDGTSLFDETEAGGVRFDMAEIEKMAEDAADREVDALTKDSEVEKPTPLPDSSDSSDAESDEELKLDLAEPEFEGLWDQHKPYKVPKDSESTLKLPGATKMDREIMTKVLDKHRSGIILKQVAAGREFQGCPFYSKPDVIHFKDFVVGHTYKKRVTLTNVSYTVNYCRYINITERLKDFIEIVFDPPGQMSAGLTCEMLVTFKPMINEDLVGEVNFLSQTGPFSIPLHCSTKKCDLSVDTSVIEFGTTVIGETLKRTFTLTNKGALGTKFEFFKVTGSKQRSESAAETSLGRLTTADTTQANSPDSASVMVKKDAKEQPPAKKALDELDKASQDVGGGSEEGHQAEGLSAVEGEQPAEGEENVMAESPELAVSDHEDYGALDGMKVGAMAAGELEPFSSVKLEIIWQPTIPGKVDTEFLISFSDPLSESISVQALANAIDVPVWVERQTIDLRICMYDRLYQDTVIVNNRATTALRLKFEVCKELRNHLELLPKTGYIQAQSQFSAQLKFLPRQSLFEEAGKYFDKETGVLEAPMTIRVADQTAPVPFTVQAVVTTSDMEFDTTSIDFGCCTIYESVKTTIKLANKSILPQEYGFVGLPDYLEVQPDDGFGTLLPLETIDLEVIFSPKKARDYKFELNCKSLINREFKIQCKGVGVHPPLELSHQVVHFAATALYDVSTASLHVVNSHTSTNEFTHPVPRIGKGDIAPVGPTSFEFVVPEGAPLTISPSVGTIEPGKKTRIQIRFTPSLPENSIKKEAVRMGTKMLELKAERDYQEQLRKEKEEQEQAQASSKNAKPGAKDKGGAKGAAKGKSSPVAPNLTVAGPRPITPPTLESITRSTPSYTAAQGSLLRQFRGSFRSYTIPCYVASGECSNPGELPYSIHNTLYLEVHCPIVKPTLVVISDNGNTCLDFGEVSLGQNITKTITIQNISNKHVELRSSIPDTSGPFLMLNALRLLPPEGTHTLLMSFTPTAGRFQEVFKIYTGISVLHVTLAGKGVNPVVDLSMPMENGVFNMGAVLVSEYVEKTFKMQNSSSLSIDYCMKLESLSLLRHTKGQELPEFVKRDKKAKSQVGTQNNSGQNVFDLVPSEGTIPPGGTTEVTVTFAPDHPSDYYSDGIKIELFGKEESHSFKIVGMAKPRIMFVHSGDSRFPNVESLADVPSEGTEEEEGRQGMEPVMLTLESIAKENEYVPASRDLHIGCVRTMAVSQKKEGRKDARGSKNGEFQFDNVQPIIAKGFGIEPQKGMVEAGVLKPVTFTWTPPVGHDPNQIVDGTVTLTLKGDVTEQLKVMLRAMVVSE comes from the exons ATGATGGAGGATCAAAACTATGGTCAGATGTATGGGGGAGAGGAGTATATGGGAGTAATGGCAGGCGATGACTTCGACGATAATGGTATAATAGACTGTGATGACGGAGACGATGATGATGGGATGCTGGACCTGGGATCAGAGGAAGAGGAATCAGTAATTGA AGAGCCGACTGTGTCGGCTCCTGAGGTGGAGACCATATCTAAACAGGAGCAGCTGCGCATGATCCATCTGAGGAGTCACCTCAACCAGCTTACTGAAACAGTGAAGCACCATCGGTATCTTACAGAGAAAACCAG AGAGGAGCAGAAACAATGTCGTAACAAGATTGAGACGTTGGAGTCAGAAAGAGACCAAGTGTTTACAGAGATACAGGGCGCAGAGTCAGACGACAACAC ATCCGCCCTGTATCGCCTTAGGACTCAGCATGAAAGAATTTGCACTGAAATAGAAAATGAACAGAAACTGGAGACTCTAATATCAGAGCGCCTGGAGAAAGAAGA GTATGAGTTGGCTAAGGTGGATGTGGAGAGAGGCAAGTTTTTACTCCAAGAGGATGAACTTATTAAACGCGAACAACAACTGGCCAAAGAGAAAACAGACATGGCACTTAATCGTCTGCAAAAGGAAGAAATGAAGGCCAGGAAAGGGGAGGAGATTCTTCGAAAACGTGAAAA GAACTACGTGGAAGCAATACAAGCACAGCATAAACAGCAGCAGATGTGTCTGGAAAACGCCCAGAAAAGTCACGAAAAACACAGTAAATACCTGAAAGAAACTGTTGCTAA gCATAAAGTGCGTCAAGAGGAAGAAAATATCCGCTACAAAGAGAACATGCAGAAAAAGATGGACATGCTGCTGAAACTGAAAGGAGATATAACAGCAAACAGA GAAAATCTGAAGGCACTTCATGCTCGGGACAAAGCCATGGAAAAGGAGGAGAAACAGAAGGAGGAGCTAGAAAGACGCAGGATATTGTCAGAAGGTGGAAACCCAGATGAGGTCATGCTCATCCGTAAACGCATCCAGGATGTTGAGCGTGCTAAAAC GGATTTTCATCTGGACCAGAAATCTAAACAGGCAGCCATTATGGATAAAATCCTGTTGGAGGAAGATCGCATGCGGAAAAGGAAGAAACAGTTACCCAATTTATGGGTTGACCCTCAGAAGGAAAAgacaaag ATTGTGGGACCAATGAAGAAAAAACCTCTGAGGGTATTTAAGGAGATGGATGGAACCTCGTTGTTTGATGAGACAGAAGCTGGCGGGGTCAGATTTGACATGGCTGAGATTGAG AAGATGGCCGAAGATGCAGCTGACCGAGAGGTGGATGCTCTGACCAAAGATTCTGAGGTGGAGAAGCCGACCCCTCTCCCTGACTCCAGTGACTCAAGTGATGCTGAGAGTGATG AAGAGCTGAAGTTAGATTTAGCTGAGCCAGAGTTTGAGGGTCTGTGGGATCAACACAAGCCATACAAGGTTCCCAAGGACTCAGAGTCAACACTCAAGCTACCGGGTGCAACCAAGATGGACAGA GAGATAATGACAAAGGTTCTGGACAAACATCGGTCTGGTATCATCCTCAAACAGGTAGCTGCAGGCCGAGAGTTCCAGGGATGTCCGTTTTATAGCAAGCCCGATGTCATACACTTCAAG GATTTTGTCGTGGGACACACGTACAAGAAGAGGGTCACTCTAACCAATGTGTCCTATACAGTCAACTACTGTCGGTACATCAACATCACGGAGCGCCTCAAGGACTTCATAGAGATTGT GTTTGACCCCCCAGGTCAGATGTCTGCCGGTCTCACATGTGAGATGCTTGTTACCTTCAAACCAATG ATCAATGAGGATTTAGTGGGGGAGGTGAATTTCCTGTCACAGACCGGCCCATTCTCCATCCCACTGCACTGCAGCACCAAGAAATGTGAT CTTTCGGTGGACACGAGTGTGATCGAGTTTGGAACCACGGTCATCGGAGAAACTCTGAAACGTACATTTACCCTAACCAACAAAGGTGCTCTAGGGACAAAATTTGAGTtcttcaaggtcacagggtcaaagCAGAGGTCAGAAAGTGCAGCAGAAACATCTCTTGGAAGACTT ACGACTGCTGACACTACCCAGGCTAATAGTCCAGATTCTGCGTCTGTGATGGTCAAGAAAGATGCCAAGGAACAGCCACCTGCCAAAAAGGCCTTAGATG AACTGGACAAAGCAAGCCAAGATGTGGGAGGTGGGTCGGAGGAAGGGCACCAGGCCGAGGGACTGAGCGCTGTAGAGGGAGAGCAACCTGCAGAGGGTGAAGAGAATG TTATGGCTGAGTCCCCTGAACTAGCGGTTAGTGATCATGAAGACTACGGAGCCCTTGACGGAATGAAGGTCGGTGCAATGGCCGCTGGAGAGCTGGAGCCATTTTCCTCTGTAAAACTGGAGATCATTTGGCAGCCCACTATACCTGGAAAGGTCGACACCGAGTTCCTAATCAGCTTCTCGGATCCTCTGTCAGAAAGT ATCTCGGTACAAGCCTTGGCCAATGCTATTGATGTACCAGTTTGGGTGGAGAGACAAACCATTGACCTGCGGATCTGTATGTACGACCGCCTCTACCAGGACACCGTCATTGTCAACAACAG GGCGACAACAGCTTTACGTTTGAAGTTTGAAGTGTGTAAGGAGTTGAGGAACCACCTTGAACTGCTCCCTAAAACTGGCTACATACAGGCACAGTCTCAATTTTCTGCTCAGCTCAAGTTCCTGCCCAG aCAAAGTCTGTTTGAGGAGGCAGGGAAGTACTTTGACAAAGAAACAGGGGTATTGGAAGCTCCTATGACTATTAGAGTAGCCGATCAG ACTGCCCCTGTGCCGTTTACCGTACAAGCTGTGGTGACAACCTCAGACATGGAGTTTGACACGACCAGCATTGACTTTGGATGCTGTACCATCTACGAATCTGTGAAAACCACCATTAAACTCGCCAATAAGTCCATCCTTCCTCAGGAGTATGGCTTTGTGGGACTCCCTGAT TATCTGGAGGTACAACCTGATGACGGATTTGGAACATTGCTACCATTGGAGACCATTGACCTTGAGGTCATATTCAGTCCAAAGAAAGCACGGGATTataaatttgaattgaattgcaAGTCACTGATAAACAg ggAGTTTAAAATCCAGTGTAAGGGTGTTGGGGTACACCCGCCGTTAGAGTTGAGCCACCAGGTTGTACACTTTGCCGCCACTGCCCTCTATGATGTGTCGACAGCGTCACTTCATGTCGTCAACTCGCACACCAGTACCAACGAGTTTACACACCCTGTACCCAGGATTGGCAAAG GTGACATTGCCCCTGTGGGTCCCACATCATTTGAGTTTGTAGTCCCTGAAGGAGCCCCACTCACTATTTCTCCATCAGTTGGAACTATAGAACCAGGAAAG aaaacccGCATTCAGATACGCTTCACTCCATCACTGCCAGAGAACAGCATTAAGAAGGAAGCTGTGCGAATGGGAACAAAGATGTTGGAATTGAAAGCTGAACGAGATTATCAGGAGCAATTGAGGAAGGAAAAGGAGGAACAAGAACAGGCACAG GCTAGTTCTAAGAATGCCAAGCCAGGGGCCAAGGATAAAGGTGGGGCTAAAGGAGCAGCCAAAGGCAAATCTTCACCAGTCGCTCCAAATCTGACTGTAGCTGGTCCTCGTCCTATCACACCACCCACGCTGGAGTCCATCACCCGATC GACCCCATCCTACACTGCAGCTCAAGGATCACTGTTGAGACAATTCCGTGGGAGTTTCCGATCCTACACTATACCCTGCTATGTGGCCTCTGGGGAGTGTTCAAATCCAGGTGAACTCCCTTACAG tatacacaacacactgtaCTTAGAAGTTCACTGTCCGATTGTGAAACCTACTCTGGTGGTAATATCTGACAATGGTAACACTTGTCTGGACTTTGGGGAAGTGTCTCTCGGCCAAAACATTACCAAAACAATCACTATACAGAATATCTCTAACAAACACGTGGAG cTGCGTTCTTCCATCCCAGACACATCAGGTCCGTTCCTTATGTTAAATGCTCTGAGATTGTTGCCACCAGAGGGTACTCACACCCTTCTGATGTCATTCACGCCGACAGCTGGCCGG tTCCAAGAGgtgtttaaaatatataccgGGATATCAGTGCTGCACGTGACTCTAGCTGGCAAGGGAGTTAATCCTGTTGTGGATCTCAGCATGCCGATGGAGAATGGTGTATTCAATATGGGAGCTGTCCTGGTATCTGAATATGTGGAAAAAACAtttaag ATGCAAAACTCCTCATCGCTGTCCATAGACTACTGTATGAAGCTAGAGAGCCTGTCACTCTTACGACATACCAAAGGACAGGAGCTGCCAGAATTTGTCAAGCGTGACAAAAAGGCAAAATCACAAGTTG GTACTCAGAACAACAGTGGTCAAAACGTGTTTGATCTGGTGCCGTCTGAAGGAACAATACCACCTGGGGGTACAACTGAGGTCACCGTGACCTTTGCCCCTGACCACCCCAGTGACTACTATTCAGATGGCATCAAAATCGAACTATTTGGGAAA GAAGAGTCGCACAGCTTTAAAATTGTTGGAATGGCGAAACCAAGGATTATGTTTGTCCATAGTGGAGATAGTAGGTTCCCTAATGTTGAATCATTGGCAGATGTGCCTTCAGAAGGAACAGAAGAAGAAG AGGGTCGTCAAGGCATGGAGCCAGTGATGCTTACTCTTGAGAGTATAGCCAAGGAAAACGAGTATGTACCTGCATCTCGTGACCTACATATCGGCTGTGTTCGAACTATGGCAGTCAGCCAGAAAAAG GAAGGCAGAAAG GATGCTCGAGGCTCCAAG AATGGAGAATTCCAGTTTGATAACGTACAACCAATCATTGCCAAAGGTTTCGGCATAGAACCACAAAAG GGTATGGTTGAAGCTGGGGTATTGAAACCTGTAACCTTCACTTGGACACCGCCTGTGGGACATGAT CCGAACCAGATTGTAGACGGCACAGTGACGTTAACACTGAAGGGCGATGTTACAGAGCAGCTCAAAGTGATGCTTCGGGCGATGGTTGTTTCAGAATAA